The following proteins are encoded in a genomic region of Streptomyces collinus Tu 365:
- a CDS encoding ABC transporter ATP-binding protein translates to MDSLLAARARGITKCFGDVVALDGVDLDVARGQIHGLVGPNGAGKTTLLGLLLGLSVADGGSLEILGTPVRRALTAPDGVAGFVDGPGLYPSLTARQNLTALAALRGRDARTAGVDDVLDQVGLTDVADDQARGFSLGMRQRLGLAAALLTRPRLLVLDEPSNGLDPAGKRHVHGVLTRLAADGTGVVLSSHRMDDLQALCSDVTILATGRVVFSGPLGKLAAEHRELDYRLLTPDPHTARRLAAEAPGIRIVDDAGARHDADALILRALVPALDEFVARLVGAGVALRELAPVVSPLEAAFLALTEPQESGR, encoded by the coding sequence ATGGACTCACTCCTTGCGGCCCGGGCTCGTGGGATCACCAAGTGTTTCGGCGACGTCGTCGCACTCGACGGCGTCGACCTGGATGTGGCGCGGGGTCAGATCCACGGCCTGGTCGGACCGAACGGAGCCGGCAAGACGACCCTGCTCGGCCTCCTGCTCGGCCTGTCCGTCGCCGACGGCGGCAGCCTCGAGATCCTGGGCACGCCGGTCCGGCGCGCGCTCACCGCTCCCGACGGCGTCGCCGGCTTCGTGGACGGTCCCGGTCTCTACCCCTCGCTCACCGCCCGGCAGAACCTCACCGCCCTGGCCGCGCTGCGCGGCCGCGACGCCAGGACGGCCGGCGTCGACGACGTGCTCGACCAGGTCGGGCTCACCGACGTCGCCGACGACCAGGCCCGTGGCTTCTCCCTCGGCATGCGCCAGCGCCTCGGGCTCGCCGCGGCCCTGCTCACCAGGCCCCGGCTGCTCGTGCTGGACGAGCCGTCCAACGGCCTCGACCCGGCCGGAAAACGACACGTGCACGGAGTCCTCACCCGGCTCGCCGCGGACGGCACCGGCGTCGTGCTCTCCAGCCACCGCATGGACGACCTCCAGGCGTTGTGCTCCGACGTCACCATCCTCGCCACCGGACGGGTCGTCTTCTCCGGCCCGCTCGGCAAACTGGCCGCGGAGCACCGCGAACTCGACTACCGGCTGCTCACCCCGGACCCGCACACCGCCCGTCGGCTGGCCGCCGAGGCCCCCGGGATCCGGATCGTCGACGACGCCGGGGCACGGCACGACGCCGACGCGCTGATCCTGCGCGCCCTGGTGCCCGCCCTGGACGAGTTCGTGGCGCGGCTCGTGGGCGCGGGCGTCGCACTGCGCGAACTCGCCCCCGTGGTCTCGCCGCTGGAAGCCGCGTTCCTCGCCCTCACCGAGCCACAGGAGTCCGGCCGATGA
- a CDS encoding GlsB/YeaQ/YmgE family stress response membrane protein has product MGILAWIIIGLLAGAIAKALMPGKDPGGIIITMLIGIAGGLLGGWLGKVIFHVDSIDGFFDLSTWIAAIVGSLILLALYRVFTGNRHSHRHA; this is encoded by the coding sequence ATGGGAATTCTCGCGTGGATCATCATCGGGCTGCTGGCCGGCGCCATCGCCAAGGCCCTGATGCCGGGCAAGGACCCGGGCGGCATCATCATCACCATGCTCATCGGGATCGCGGGCGGTCTCCTCGGTGGCTGGCTGGGCAAGGTCATCTTCCATGTCGACTCCATCGACGGGTTCTTCGACCTCTCGACCTGGATCGCCGCGATAGTCGGCTCCCTCATCCTGCTCGCCCTGTACCGCGTCTTCACCGGCAACCGGCACTCGCACCGCCACGCGTGA
- a CDS encoding ABC transporter substrate-binding protein — MSGMVTSAHPPRRDGTERTDGSPVSIGALVPLTRPGWAEAGRHLLAGLELAVDEVNDTGGIGGSPLRLVVRDTAADPRRAAAAVDELAGLGVAALVGEYHSVVARTAAARADALGLPFLCSSAVIDALTEQPTRWVARLAPAQSHGWTAYADFLLGAGHDRIAVAAQPSVYWACGTRILRDHLAARGATLVELDTSAQPATAVCDALADQRATALLLLVGHPEPAVSIVRSVRRDQRLDGVLIGAPAGQPEFAEWAAELGTDGAGIPFLRYLPERFGPHGARVGTALRERLGRPPSFVAFEGHDTVTVLAGALRDHGIDRARIAASWPHVAVDGTRGKIRFTRTPGIGVWQWAWPPVQVVDRDPADPARFRILHTG, encoded by the coding sequence ATGTCCGGCATGGTCACCAGCGCACACCCGCCCCGGCGGGACGGTACGGAGCGCACCGACGGCTCACCCGTCAGCATCGGCGCCCTCGTGCCGCTGACCCGGCCCGGCTGGGCCGAGGCGGGCCGGCACCTGCTGGCCGGCCTCGAACTGGCGGTCGACGAGGTCAACGACACGGGCGGGATCGGCGGGAGCCCACTGCGACTGGTGGTCCGCGACACGGCGGCCGACCCGCGGCGGGCGGCGGCGGCCGTCGACGAACTGGCCGGTCTCGGCGTGGCCGCCCTGGTGGGGGAGTACCACAGCGTCGTCGCCCGCACCGCCGCCGCCCGCGCCGACGCCCTCGGCCTTCCGTTCCTCTGCTCGTCGGCGGTCATCGACGCGCTCACCGAGCAGCCCACGCGGTGGGTCGCGCGGCTCGCCCCGGCGCAGTCCCACGGCTGGACGGCCTACGCCGACTTCCTCCTCGGCGCGGGCCACGACCGGATCGCCGTGGCGGCCCAGCCCAGCGTCTACTGGGCCTGCGGGACCCGCATCCTGCGGGACCACCTCGCCGCCCGCGGCGCCACCCTCGTCGAACTCGACACGAGCGCACAGCCCGCCACGGCGGTGTGCGACGCACTCGCCGACCAGCGTGCGACGGCCCTGCTCCTGCTGGTCGGCCACCCCGAACCGGCGGTGTCGATCGTCCGGTCGGTCCGCCGCGACCAGCGCCTCGACGGTGTCCTGATCGGTGCGCCGGCCGGACAGCCGGAGTTCGCCGAATGGGCCGCGGAACTGGGCACCGACGGCGCCGGCATCCCGTTCCTGCGCTACCTGCCCGAGCGATTCGGCCCGCACGGAGCACGCGTCGGGACGGCACTGCGCGAACGGCTGGGCCGACCACCCTCCTTCGTCGCCTTCGAGGGCCACGACACGGTGACCGTCCTGGCCGGAGCGCTGCGCGACCACGGCATCGACCGGGCACGCATCGCCGCGTCCTGGCCGCATGTCGCCGTCGACGGCACCCGTGGGAAGATCCGCTTCACCCGCACTCCGGGCATCGGCGTGTGGCAGTGGGCATGGCCGCCCGTCCAGGTCGTCGACCGGGACCCGGCGGACCCCGCCCGGTTCCGGATCCTGCACACCGGCTGA
- a CDS encoding amidohydrolase family protein: protein MSSPRTATEEEAGEVRRFWHGLGLPGLIDVHTHFMPERVLHKVWDYFDTNGPLIGGLEWPITYRAEEEERTSVLRRFGVRAFTSMLYPHKPGMARWLNGWAVDFARRTPDCLHTATLYPEPDVESYVREAVEAGARVFKAHVQVGAYDPADERLQRAWGLLAEARIPVVMHCGSGPAPGKHTGPEPIARVLARHPGLRLVVAHMGMPEYEEFLDLAERYEQVRLDTTMVFTDFSEGFMPFPRRALPRLAALGDRILLGSDFPNIPYPYLHQLQALERLGLGRDWLRAVCHDNAARLFAL from the coding sequence GTGAGTTCCCCCCGCACGGCGACGGAGGAGGAGGCCGGTGAGGTCCGCCGCTTCTGGCACGGCCTCGGCCTTCCCGGACTCATCGACGTCCACACCCACTTCATGCCCGAGCGGGTCCTGCACAAGGTGTGGGACTACTTCGACACCAACGGGCCGCTGATCGGCGGCCTGGAGTGGCCCATCACGTACCGGGCCGAGGAGGAGGAACGCACGTCCGTCCTGCGGCGGTTCGGGGTGCGGGCCTTCACCTCCATGCTCTACCCCCACAAGCCCGGCATGGCCCGGTGGCTGAACGGCTGGGCGGTCGACTTCGCCCGCCGCACCCCCGACTGCCTCCACACCGCCACCCTCTACCCGGAGCCGGACGTCGAGTCCTACGTCCGGGAGGCCGTCGAGGCCGGGGCGCGGGTGTTCAAGGCACACGTCCAGGTGGGGGCGTACGACCCGGCCGACGAACGCCTCCAGCGGGCCTGGGGGCTGCTCGCCGAGGCCCGGATCCCCGTGGTGATGCACTGCGGCTCGGGTCCCGCACCCGGCAAGCACACCGGACCCGAGCCGATCGCACGGGTCCTGGCACGCCACCCCGGACTGCGGCTCGTCGTCGCGCACATGGGCATGCCCGAGTACGAGGAGTTCCTCGACCTCGCCGAACGGTACGAGCAGGTGCGCCTCGACACCACGATGGTGTTCACCGACTTCAGCGAGGGTTTCATGCCGTTCCCGCGCCGGGCCCTGCCACGGCTCGCCGCGCTGGGCGACCGCATCCTGCTCGGCTCCGACTTCCCCAACATCCCCTACCCCTACCTGCACCAGCTCCAGGCCCTGGAACGGCTGGGACTCGGCCGGGACTGGCTGCGGGCCGTCTGCCACGACAACGCGGCCCGCCTGTTCGCCCTCTGA
- a CDS encoding ABC transporter permease has translation MTATVADGNVATARPVSVARGYRFEMFKLVAQWRIRLLVLACWLTPGLFVAAVGGQSTLPVDTLFGRWMHATGWAGPLVTLGFAGTWALPLLTSVVAGDVFASEDRLGTWRHLLVVVRSPARIFAAKALASLTVLLLLVAGLACSSAAGGLLAVGNQPLVGLDGHLLAPGDAAAKVLLAWLCALAPTLALAAIGLLGSVTLGRSPMGLLVPAVVALAMQLAQMLPLPAGVRLALPGYAFIAWNGLFTSPVQLGPLLIGVAVSLVWAVVATAAAYVLFVRRDFTGAGYDGSGRRAVVAGVLPLAGLVAVTVAVVAATTGATGSGIEQAKVQRSLATAFAHLYRMQTEQLHRPHVTEAQIGATATCDKGSIRVAAEGAGNDWRCVVSWHLPGVEAAGTAVYQLDVTPDGRFMADGDGPKEVNGYFLVRTPSGDAPNPLWQFDGNVELLRASKE, from the coding sequence ATGACCGCGACCGTCGCCGACGGCAACGTTGCCACCGCCCGCCCCGTCTCGGTCGCCCGCGGCTACCGCTTCGAGATGTTCAAGCTGGTCGCGCAGTGGCGGATCCGCCTGCTCGTCCTCGCCTGCTGGCTCACGCCGGGACTCTTCGTCGCCGCGGTCGGCGGACAGAGCACGCTGCCCGTCGACACCCTCTTCGGCCGCTGGATGCACGCCACCGGCTGGGCCGGACCGCTGGTGACCCTCGGCTTCGCCGGCACCTGGGCACTGCCGCTGCTCACCTCGGTGGTCGCCGGCGACGTGTTCGCCTCCGAGGACCGGCTCGGCACCTGGCGCCACCTGCTCGTGGTGGTCCGGTCGCCCGCGCGGATCTTCGCGGCCAAGGCGCTGGCCAGCCTCACCGTTCTCCTCCTGCTCGTCGCCGGGCTCGCCTGCTCCAGTGCCGCCGGCGGGCTCCTGGCGGTCGGCAACCAGCCGCTGGTCGGCCTCGACGGCCACCTGCTGGCCCCCGGGGACGCCGCTGCCAAGGTCCTGCTCGCCTGGCTCTGCGCACTCGCTCCCACCCTGGCGCTCGCCGCGATCGGACTGCTCGGGTCGGTCACCCTGGGGCGCTCCCCGATGGGACTGCTGGTACCCGCGGTCGTCGCGCTCGCGATGCAGCTCGCCCAGATGCTGCCGCTGCCCGCCGGCGTACGACTCGCCCTGCCCGGCTACGCCTTCATCGCCTGGAACGGCCTGTTCACCAGCCCGGTCCAGCTCGGCCCGCTCCTCATCGGCGTCGCGGTGAGCCTGGTGTGGGCGGTGGTCGCGACCGCGGCGGCCTATGTGCTGTTCGTACGGCGCGACTTCACCGGCGCCGGCTACGACGGTTCGGGACGGCGCGCCGTCGTCGCCGGCGTCCTGCCGCTCGCCGGTCTGGTCGCCGTGACCGTCGCCGTCGTCGCCGCGACGACGGGGGCCACGGGCTCCGGGATCGAACAGGCCAAAGTGCAGCGCTCGCTCGCCACGGCCTTCGCCCACCTCTACCGCATGCAGACCGAGCAGCTCCACCGCCCCCACGTCACCGAAGCCCAGATCGGGGCCACGGCCACCTGCGACAAGGGCAGCATCAGGGTCGCCGCCGAAGGAGCGGGCAACGACTGGCGCTGTGTCGTCTCCTGGCACCTCCCCGGCGTCGAGGCCGCGGGCACGGCCGTCTACCAACTCGACGTCACCCCGGACGGGCGGTTCATGGCCGACGGCGATGGACCGAAGGAAGTGAACGGCTACTTCCTGGTGCGCACCCCGAGCGGCGACGCACCGAACCCCCTTTGGCAGTTCGACGGGAACGTCGAGCTTCTCCGCGCCTCGAAGGAATGA
- a CDS encoding YbhB/YbcL family Raf kinase inhibitor-like protein gives MKIESPSFQDGDFIPVEHSADGDEVPVPLEFDAVPAHAVSLALVVHDPDVPRELRPDGNFDHWVVWNIPAEQRRMYPDDIQVGVVGAGSSNIRAWIGPAPPPGDKAHRYFFTLYALDTAFDLPGEAGREELEAAMQGHVLETAVLMGRFQRE, from the coding sequence ATGAAGATCGAGAGTCCGTCCTTCCAGGACGGGGACTTCATCCCCGTCGAGCACTCCGCCGACGGCGACGAGGTACCGGTGCCGCTCGAGTTCGACGCGGTGCCCGCCCACGCGGTGAGCCTGGCCCTGGTGGTGCACGACCCGGACGTACCGCGGGAACTGCGGCCGGACGGGAACTTCGACCACTGGGTGGTGTGGAACATCCCGGCCGAACAGCGGCGGATGTACCCCGACGACATCCAGGTCGGAGTGGTGGGCGCCGGCAGCAGCAACATCCGCGCGTGGATCGGCCCCGCGCCGCCGCCCGGGGACAAGGCACACCGCTACTTCTTCACGCTCTACGCCCTGGACACGGCCTTCGACCTGCCCGGAGAGGCCGGCCGCGAGGAGCTGGAAGCCGCGATGCAGGGCCATGTGCTGGAGACGGCGGTACTGATGGGCCGCTTCCAGCGGGAGTGA
- a CDS encoding bifunctional YncE family protein/alkaline phosphatase family protein, translated as MQVTRNRRTAETSLLGRRTGRRSTLTAAATAVVLAVTAGVGYAQTHQFGTDQVGQTTDRGQVISSDQYIAPYGDRLVIDNGKIMSSSVSPDGTHLAAALTDGGSALAIVDVHGWKVQQVVGTAASSVPRLSSNSVGQEGPTYSPDGTQLWLGQTDGYTRFTVNPDGTVTDPKTIRIPADGTKHALVGEAVFSADGSTVYAAVNGQNRVVALDAATGTVKQSWAVGNAPRDMVQVGDKLYVSNEGGRPARPGDTTMNSYGTQVPANPKTGATTTGTVSVIDLANPEATPSSIDVGLHPTALYAKGRALFVTNTATNDVSVIDTGKDKVVQTIDTRPWPEASVGYEPDAVTLTDDGRLLVTLGRADAVAVYRYKGPQEPVSYVGLLPTDYFPAEITTVGDQVLVSNTRGIDARRPTTSAGHGTHDTTSSLQRFTLPDDSVIRSRTAKVFRQNGWAPGSVKAAKGKGHARPVPVPQRLGDPSTIKHVFLIVKENRTYDQVFGDIPKGNGDPSVTQFGENVTPNQHALAEQFGLYDNTYDIGTNSAEGHNWLMQADDPEYTESSAGEYARSYDTEDDALGHQRSGFLWTGAQAADKTVRDFGEFQSIESKPADASWQNLYCDARNMAATGQSTAYPIKTGSAIPSLNDVSVPGFPMFDTSVPDVYKYEIWKQDFEKNGPANLNMFWLSNDHTGGPASPAAQVADNDLAVGRMVDEISHSTYWKDSAIFVVEDDSQAGLDHVDGHRAPIQIISPWAQHGTVDSHYYSQITVIRTIEQILGIHPMNQKDSAASPMAGAFTRKPDLTPFTALSNRTSLTDGLKTPPACGVDTPAAQDPKAAPVPSSKVPADKRRLAATWDTWKSKQRLTGPHAVPDYANPAQLNHLTWYQTHNWAKPYPGESRIYAPNDVPGAYIPSSESDG; from the coding sequence ATGCAGGTAACCCGCAACCGCCGGACCGCCGAGACGAGCCTTCTCGGCAGACGAACCGGTCGTCGGAGCACCCTCACGGCAGCCGCGACCGCGGTCGTCCTCGCCGTCACCGCCGGCGTCGGCTACGCCCAGACCCACCAGTTCGGCACCGACCAGGTCGGTCAGACCACCGACCGGGGCCAGGTCATCTCCAGCGACCAGTACATCGCCCCCTACGGCGACCGCCTCGTCATCGACAACGGCAAGATCATGTCGTCCTCCGTCAGCCCGGACGGCACCCACCTCGCGGCCGCCCTCACCGACGGCGGGAGCGCGCTGGCCATCGTCGACGTGCACGGCTGGAAGGTGCAGCAGGTCGTCGGCACCGCCGCCTCGTCGGTGCCGCGCCTGAGCAGCAACAGCGTGGGCCAGGAGGGCCCCACGTACTCGCCCGACGGCACGCAGCTCTGGCTCGGCCAGACCGACGGCTACACCCGGTTCACGGTGAACCCGGACGGCACCGTCACCGACCCGAAGACGATCAGGATCCCGGCGGACGGGACGAAGCACGCCCTGGTCGGGGAGGCGGTCTTCTCCGCCGACGGCTCCACCGTGTACGCGGCCGTCAACGGCCAGAATCGCGTGGTCGCCCTCGACGCGGCGACCGGCACCGTCAAGCAGAGCTGGGCGGTCGGCAACGCCCCGCGCGACATGGTCCAGGTCGGCGACAAGCTCTACGTCAGCAACGAGGGCGGCCGTCCGGCGCGGCCGGGCGACACCACCATGAACTCGTACGGCACCCAGGTCCCCGCGAACCCGAAGACCGGTGCCACCACCACAGGCACGGTCAGCGTCATCGACCTGGCGAACCCCGAGGCCACCCCGTCGAGCATCGACGTCGGCCTGCACCCCACGGCCCTGTACGCCAAGGGCAGGGCGCTGTTCGTCACCAACACCGCCACCAACGACGTGTCCGTCATCGACACCGGCAAGGACAAGGTCGTCCAGACCATCGACACCCGGCCGTGGCCGGAGGCGTCGGTCGGCTACGAACCCGACGCCGTGACGCTCACCGACGACGGCCGCCTGCTGGTGACGCTCGGCCGGGCCGACGCCGTCGCCGTCTACCGCTACAAGGGCCCCCAGGAGCCGGTCAGTTACGTCGGACTGCTTCCGACGGACTACTTCCCCGCCGAGATCACCACCGTCGGCGACCAGGTGCTGGTCTCCAACACCCGCGGCATCGACGCCCGCCGCCCCACCACCAGTGCCGGACACGGCACCCACGACACCACGTCGAGCCTCCAGCGCTTCACGCTGCCGGACGACAGCGTCATCAGGTCCCGGACGGCCAAGGTCTTCAGGCAGAACGGCTGGGCCCCCGGCTCGGTCAAGGCCGCCAAAGGCAAGGGCCATGCCAGGCCCGTCCCCGTCCCGCAGCGGCTCGGCGATCCCTCGACGATCAAGCACGTCTTCCTGATCGTCAAGGAGAACCGCACCTACGACCAGGTCTTCGGTGACATCCCGAAGGGCAACGGCGACCCCTCGGTGACCCAGTTCGGCGAGAACGTGACGCCGAACCAGCACGCCCTGGCCGAGCAGTTCGGGCTGTACGACAACACCTACGACATCGGCACGAACTCGGCCGAGGGCCACAACTGGCTGATGCAGGCCGACGACCCGGAGTACACCGAGTCCTCGGCCGGTGAGTACGCCCGCAGCTACGACACCGAGGACGACGCGCTCGGCCACCAGAGGTCCGGCTTCCTGTGGACCGGCGCGCAGGCCGCGGACAAGACGGTCCGGGACTTCGGCGAGTTCCAGTCGATCGAGAGCAAGCCGGCCGACGCGTCCTGGCAGAACCTGTACTGCGATGCCAGGAACATGGCCGCCACCGGGCAGAGCACCGCCTACCCGATCAAGACGGGATCGGCGATCCCGTCGCTCAACGACGTGTCCGTGCCCGGCTTCCCGATGTTCGACACGAGCGTCCCGGACGTCTACAAGTACGAGATCTGGAAGCAGGACTTCGAGAAGAACGGCCCGGCGAACCTGAACATGTTCTGGCTCTCCAACGACCACACCGGTGGTCCGGCGAGCCCGGCGGCCCAGGTGGCGGACAACGACCTCGCGGTCGGCCGGATGGTCGACGAGATCTCGCACAGCACGTACTGGAAGGACTCGGCGATCTTCGTCGTCGAGGACGACTCCCAGGCCGGCCTCGACCACGTCGACGGCCACCGCGCGCCGATCCAGATCATCAGCCCCTGGGCCCAGCACGGCACCGTCGACAGCCACTACTACTCGCAGATCACGGTGATCCGCACCATCGAGCAGATCCTCGGGATCCACCCGATGAACCAGAAGGACAGCGCGGCCAGCCCGATGGCCGGCGCCTTCACCCGCAAGCCCGACCTCACGCCGTTCACGGCGCTGTCCAACCGCACCTCGCTGACCGACGGCCTGAAGACCCCGCCCGCCTGCGGCGTGGACACCCCCGCCGCGCAGGACCCCAAGGCGGCGCCCGTCCCGTCGTCCAAGGTCCCCGCGGACAAGCGGCGGCTCGCCGCGACGTGGGACACCTGGAAGTCCAAGCAGCGGCTCACCGGACCGCATGCCGTACCCGACTACGCCAACCCCGCGCAGCTGAACCACCTCACGTGGTACCAGACGCACAACTGGGCCAAGCCGTACCCCGGCGAGAGCAGGATCTACGCGCCGAACGACGTGCCCGGCGCCTACATCCCGTCGTCGGAGTCCGACGGCTGA
- a CDS encoding FUSC family protein translates to MTRHLAGRRTTGLFSPAPGSRPAVLAGLGNGIVISAPLPVGIAAGDPQAAAWATLGAYLAAFTNKGGARRPRTRGLLVAAVVDAAVFWIGARAAGLFPLTLAVLAALVFLAGMGTTVHPTLERLGTMPATALLVAAGAVGTTQTPAQLRPAALLVLAGGLWYAVATAVLTPAPRLRDVLHTLAQPYRAVGRTLSGLADPQAPRAAPAPTADALRRAEEATRTLRGPRGDEHLAELTDPLVRRAATLADLTAALAATGPPPAAVATPYTAAATDAAQRLARLADDLTRRRPTTPHAGAPGTAMAPLEAACDRMRAQSAAGTQSYPDTARAGRQRRLLGRIDAVLTAARTDAHRLTRLARTPLPPPPTLVPRPPAARLRGSMTLTSAAFRHALRATTVSTAVFALTQAVAVPHGEWATLAVLRVLRPQYAATRERVVQRVVGNLVGGSCAALLIAAVHTQAAISLILFVIITAGFTLRPVNYAFWVVFGTPVVLLIGDVSHPGDWHDALVRIAMTFLGTAAALLGSRLLWPSWEHPRLAADTDHARRATAAYLDAALRFLARPDLDGDLASARAAAEKAVARAQSTAHHAHREPGHDRAALDRESATVAALDRLVALTAALLTHRTARAAHVPALDLYTGHAAPALDPPRGDDPAVHADALAQAVEEMSLYLEDLHTRRRRELAGEHTGDTAVRVRIRETAPVIELLATIADTLPEPGSAPSAAP, encoded by the coding sequence GTGACCCGGCACCTCGCCGGCAGGCGCACCACCGGGCTGTTCAGCCCGGCACCCGGCAGCCGCCCGGCCGTCCTGGCCGGCCTCGGCAACGGGATCGTGATCAGTGCGCCGCTGCCGGTGGGCATCGCCGCGGGCGACCCGCAGGCGGCGGCCTGGGCGACCCTGGGCGCCTACCTGGCGGCGTTCACCAACAAGGGCGGCGCCCGCAGACCGCGCACGCGCGGCCTGCTGGTGGCCGCCGTGGTGGACGCCGCCGTGTTCTGGATCGGCGCGCGGGCGGCCGGCCTGTTCCCGCTGACGCTCGCCGTCCTCGCCGCCCTGGTCTTCCTCGCCGGCATGGGCACGACCGTCCACCCCACGCTCGAACGGCTCGGCACGATGCCCGCCACCGCGCTGCTCGTCGCCGCGGGAGCCGTCGGCACCACGCAGACACCGGCGCAGCTACGGCCCGCGGCACTGCTCGTGCTCGCCGGGGGACTGTGGTACGCGGTCGCCACGGCCGTCCTGACGCCCGCACCCCGACTGCGCGACGTCCTCCACACCCTGGCCCAGCCCTACCGCGCCGTCGGCCGCACCCTGAGCGGCCTCGCCGACCCGCAGGCCCCGCGCGCCGCCCCGGCGCCCACCGCGGACGCGCTGCGCAGGGCCGAGGAGGCCACCCGCACCCTGCGCGGTCCACGAGGGGACGAGCATCTCGCCGAGCTGACCGACCCCCTCGTGCGCAGAGCCGCCACCCTGGCCGACCTCACCGCCGCGCTCGCCGCCACCGGGCCGCCGCCCGCCGCCGTCGCCACCCCCTACACCGCCGCGGCCACCGACGCGGCGCAGCGGCTCGCGCGGCTGGCCGACGACCTCACCCGACGCCGGCCAACCACCCCCCACGCCGGCGCGCCGGGAACCGCCATGGCCCCGCTGGAGGCGGCCTGCGACCGGATGCGCGCCCAGAGCGCCGCGGGCACCCAGAGCTACCCCGACACGGCACGCGCCGGCCGCCAGCGCCGCCTGCTGGGCCGTATCGACGCCGTCCTCACCGCCGCACGGACCGACGCCCACCGGCTCACCCGGCTCGCCCGGACCCCGCTGCCCCCGCCCCCCACCCTGGTGCCGCGCCCGCCGGCGGCCCGGCTGCGCGGCAGCATGACCCTCACCTCGGCCGCCTTCCGCCACGCCCTGCGCGCCACCACTGTCAGCACCGCGGTCTTCGCGCTCACCCAGGCCGTCGCGGTGCCGCACGGCGAATGGGCGACCCTGGCCGTCCTGCGCGTGCTGCGCCCCCAGTACGCCGCCACCCGCGAACGCGTCGTGCAGCGCGTGGTCGGCAACCTCGTCGGCGGCTCGTGCGCCGCCCTGTTGATCGCGGCCGTGCACACCCAGGCCGCGATCAGCCTCATCCTGTTCGTGATCATCACGGCGGGCTTCACCCTGCGGCCCGTCAACTACGCCTTCTGGGTCGTCTTCGGCACCCCCGTCGTCCTGCTGATCGGCGACGTCTCCCACCCCGGCGACTGGCACGACGCCCTCGTCCGCATCGCCATGACCTTCCTCGGCACCGCCGCGGCGCTGCTCGGCAGCCGCCTGCTGTGGCCCAGCTGGGAACACCCGCGGCTCGCCGCCGACACGGACCACGCCCGCCGGGCCACCGCCGCCTACCTCGACGCCGCCCTGCGCTTCCTCGCCCGGCCGGACCTGGACGGCGACCTGGCCTCCGCCCGGGCGGCGGCCGAGAAGGCCGTGGCCCGAGCCCAGAGCACGGCCCACCACGCCCACCGCGAACCCGGCCACGACCGGGCCGCCCTCGACCGGGAGTCCGCCACCGTCGCGGCCCTGGACAGGCTCGTCGCGCTGACCGCCGCCCTGCTGACGCACCGCACCGCCCGCGCGGCGCACGTACCCGCGCTCGATCTCTACACCGGCCACGCCGCGCCGGCCCTCGACCCGCCGCGGGGCGACGACCCCGCCGTGCACGCCGACGCCCTCGCCCAGGCGGTCGAGGAGATGTCCCTCTACCTCGAAGACCTCCACACCCGGCGGCGCCGGGAACTGGCCGGCGAGCACACGGGTGACACCGCGGTCCGCGTCCGTATCCGCGAGACGGCACCCGTCATCGAACTCCTCGCCACCATCGCCGACACCCTCCCCGAGCCCGGCTCCGCGCCGTCGGCAGCGCCCTGA